One segment of Triticum aestivum cultivar Chinese Spring chromosome 2A, IWGSC CS RefSeq v2.1, whole genome shotgun sequence DNA contains the following:
- the LOC101290619 gene encoding probable protein phosphatase 2C 45, which produces MGYLSTVIGHPTDGSPVSGGGLSQNGRFSYGYASSLGKRASMEDFYETRIESVDGQLIGLFGVFDGHGGAKVAEYVKHNLFSHLLRHPKFMSDTKVAIDDSYKSTDSEFLESDSTQNQCGSTASTAVLVGDRLFVANVGDSRAIICRAGNAVPVSKDHKPDQTDERQRIEEAGGFVMWAGTWRVGGVLAVSRAFGDKLLKQYVVVDPEIREEIVDESLEFLILASDGLWDVVSNEEAVDMTRSIQDPEEAAKRLLQEAYKRESSDNITCVVVRFFHGQGSSGPA; this is translated from the exons ATGGGGTACCTGAGCACCGTCATCGGCCACCCCACGGACGGATCGCCCGTCAGCGGCGGCGGCCTCAG CCAGAATGGTAGGTTTAGCTATGGTTATGCGAGCTCCCTGGGTAAAAGGGCTTCCATggaagacttttatgagacaagaATTGAAAGTGTTGATGGACAGCTTATTGGTTTATTCGGAGTTTTTGATG GTCATGGTGGTGCTAAAGTAGCTGAGTATGTCAAACACAACCTCTTCAGCCATCTTCTTAGGCATCCAAAGTTCATGAGTGACACAAAAGTGGCTATAG ATGATTCTTATAAAAGTACCGACAGTGAGTTCTTGGAATCTGACAGTACTCAAAACCAGTGTGGGTCAACAGCATCAACTGCTGTACTTGTTGGTGATCGTCTCTTTGTCGCAAATGTTGGAGACTCCAGGGCTATCATATGCAGGGCAGGAAATG CTGTACCTGTTTCGAAAGATCACAAGCCTGATCAGACAGATGAGCGGCAACGTATTGAAGAAGCTGGAGGTTTTGTTATGTGGGCAG GGACATGGCGTGTTGGTGGTGTACTTGCTGTTTCTCGCGCTTTTGGTGACAAGCTCTTAAAGCAGTATGTAGTTGTGGATCCAGAGATCCGG GAGGAAATCGTTGACGAGTCCCTGGAGTTTCTCATCCTTGCAAGCGATGGGCTGTGGGATGTGGTCTCTAACGAG GAGGCTGTCGATATGACCCGGTCAATACAAGACCCAGAGGAAGCTGCTAAGAGGCTCTTGCAGGAGGCCTACAAGCGGGAGAGCAGCGACAACATAACCTGCGTCGTCGTGCGCTTCTTTCACGGGCAAGGGAGTAGTGGGCCTGCTTAA
- the LOC123190683 gene encoding uncharacterized protein: MGNPDGARKKKRRKRSGGEAAASFDRDVFPILLAAVAPATGPNQRASSAATAARLLRRLLPRSPPPPPLSPLPGPLVALLPLLLTSSSHSVAALSCEVMGAAALQSMEAGEALASDGGIASGLARALGSGSQRVAEAACNAVMDLSASSIGREHLSGSPVLPRLLYLFSQVESISGAVGGGSTGCQARVSEPSKCLNLIIDTVVLMVNSCKVDKLHNLQQELVRKVMHLLYEVWSKVRLLQSSADCSNGKDQLQSRPYEISEAIFRLSMDLAYPAHLEPDEVRKSFFGQTESDFEKFALMYWENSPYLYRKKQSGLEGDAVFTALHNAFDLRTPDAIIESFIQDLVSCPAIASDELNINSFLDEVHDSLGAAVKYRQDVRVVRTPDQTSTGSGIEEHFFDDGTVFPDATAFVEKCKGAIRNGFSIALRGMEFRSEKVAAIASALADLFGQPSVGANIYFSPPRSQGLARHYDDHCVLVWQLLGRKKWKIWPNTKSILPRLYEPFHSLDGLVDDRGGRVEVLREGDIMYVPRGHVHEACTDIDEGESEVNASANYSLHLTLAIEVELPFEWEGFTHIALHCWLEEQKLVGSSGSVESRMEEQAPLFALLLHVAIRLLSDKDPTLRKTCMVAAKLPSSSKSVRSSHRSIFDEILDNIDRNCGFEDALRSVELAVKERNDEPFQWMCWLRHLPQQQQQHGRSSRIGFCDVLGPLEELLDMFSSDRERASADFADFKSRFCRRAMYDDACSEFEALLVLYRAGRTRYAKGMLALHGKHGG, from the exons ATGGGGAATCCCGacggggcgaggaagaagaagaggaggaagaggagcggcggcgaggcggccgccTCGTTCGACCGCGACGTCTTCCCCATCCTCCTCGCGGCCGTCGCGCCAGCCACCGGGCCGAACCAAcgcgcctcctccgccgccaccgccgcgcgcctcctgcgccgccttctcccccgctcgccgccgccgccgccgctatccCCTCTCCCCGGACCCCTGGTCGCGCTCCTACCGCTCCTCCTCACCTCCAG CTCGCACTCCGTGGCCGCGCTGAGCTGCGAGGTGATGGGCGCGGCGGCGCTGCAGTCCATGGAGGCCGGCGAGGCGCTGGCATCCGACGGCGGGATCGCCAGTGGCTTGGCGCGGGCGTTGGGGAGTGGCAGCCAGCGAGTGGCCGAGGCTGCCTGCAATGCCGTGATGGACCTCTCGGCGTCTTCAATTGGCAGGGAGCACCTCTCGGGCTCACCTGTTCTGCCGAGGCTATT GTATCTATTTTCTCAGGTGGAATCTATTTCTGGGGCTGTCGGTGGCGGGAGCACCGGGTGCCAAGCAAGGGTTTCAGAGCCAAGTAAATGTTTGAACTTGATCATTGACACAGTGGTGCTCATGGTGAACTCCTGTAAAGTCGACAAGTTACACAATCTTCAACAGGAGCTAGTTAGAAAAGTTATGCATTTGTTGTATGAAGTATGGAGCAAAGTTAGACTCTTACAGTCATCAGCTGACTGCAGCAACGGGAAGGATCAACTTCAAAGCAGACCATATGAGATATCTGAAGCTATTTTTAGGCTTTCGATGGATCTTGCTTATCCAGCCCACCTGGAACCTGATGAAGTCAGAAAAAGCTTTTTTGGACAAACGGAATCTGACTTTGAAAAGTTTGCCCTGATGTACTGGGAAAACTCACCTTATTTGTACAGGAAGAAACAAAGTGGTCTGGAGGGGGATGCTGTGTTCACTGCATTGCATAACGCTTTTGATCTTAGAACACCTGATGCTATCATTGAGTCATTCATACAGGACCTTGTTTCTTGCCCTGCTATTGCTTCGGATGAACTCAACATAAATTCCTTTCTCGATGAGGTTCATGATTCCTTGGGTGCTGCTGTGAAGTATAGGCAAGATGTAAGAGTCGTGAGAACACCAGATCAGACCTCAACAGGATCTGGGATAGAGGAGCATTTCTTTGATGATGGAACAGTCTTCCCAGATGCAACTGCATTTGTTGAAAAATGTAAGGGCGCAATCAGGAATGGTTTCTCAATCGCCTTGCGTGGCATGGAGTTTCGGTCTGAAAAGGTTGCTGCTATAGCTTCTGCTCTAGCTGATCTATTTGGTCAGCCTTCTGTAGGGGCCAACATATACTTCTCACCCCCAAGATCTCAAGGTCTGGCCCGGCACTATGATGACCACTGTGTGCTTGTTTGGCAACTACTTGGACGCAAGAAATGGAAGATTTGGCCCAATACAAAGTCAATTCTGCCTAGATTATATGAACCTTTTCACTCTTTAGATGGCTTGGTGGATGATCGTGGTGGAAGGGTGGAAGTTTTACGTGAAGGAGACATAATGTATGTTCCTAGAGGCCATGTGCACGAGGCTTGCACTGACATTGACGAAGGTGAATCTGAAGTCAATGCATCCGCCAATTACTCGCTCCATTTGACCCTTGCCATCGAGGTCGAGCTACCCTTTGA GTGGGAAGGGTTCACACACATTGCTCTTCACTGCTGGTTGGAGGAGCAGAAACTTGTGGGGAGCTCTGGATCTGTCGAGTCCAGGATGGAAGAACAAGCTCCATTGTTTGCTCTCCTGCTGCATGTGGCCATCAGGTTGCTCTCGGACAAGGATCCTACACTCAGGAAGACGTGCATGGTTGCGGCAAAGCTCCCATCATCCAGTAAGTCTGTCCGAAGCAGCCATAGGTCAATCTTCGACGAGATACTCGACAACATCGACAGGAACTGCGGCTTTGAGGATGCGCTGAGGTCGGTTGAGCTCGCGGTCAAGGAGAGGAACGATGAGCCGTTCCAGTGGATGTGCTGGCTCCGGCATCtcccacagcagcagcagcagcacggtcGCAGCAGCAGGATCGGCTTCTGCGACGTCCTGGGGCCCTTGGAAGAGCTTCTTGACATGTTCAGCTCCGATCGTGAGCGAGCCTCAGCCGATTTCGCCGATTTCAAGTCAAGGTTCTGTAGGCGTGCCATGTACGACGACGCTTGCAGCGAGTTCGAGGCGCTGCTCGTTTTGTATCGGGCGGGTCGGACGCGGTACGCCAAGGGCATGCTTGCGTTGCACGGGAAGCATGGAGGGTAA